One window of the Triticum dicoccoides isolate Atlit2015 ecotype Zavitan chromosome 3B, WEW_v2.0, whole genome shotgun sequence genome contains the following:
- the LOC119275970 gene encoding chaperone protein dnaJ 49-like — protein MDGNKDDAVKALRIGKDALDAGDTSRALKFLSKAKRLDPLLPIDHLLNPLLNKDDPSSSPASSSSSSAPHPPPPPPSRAASSAAGADGLRERKQKGKKKDGEEGGGDTAGVRTYTEEQLEVIHQIKKHTRDYYKILGLEKDCTVEDVRKAYRKLSLKVHPDKNKAPGAEDAFKAVSKAFQCLSDAESRKRFDLVGSDEPPAYNRRAASTARSYNGFYEDDIDPDEIFRNFFFGGMAPATTRQFGTFHFRTGGMHHAHGVQQGSGGSTVRMLVQLLPVLLLLLLNFLPSSEPVYSLSRSYPYEHKFQTQRGVTYYVKLPNFEDQYPHQSTERTTLERHVERDYYSIITQNCRVELQRRQWGLAYQTPHCDMLQKFEATAQ, from the coding sequence ATGGACGGCAACAAGGACGACGCTGTCAAGGCCCTGCGCATCGGCAAGGACGCCCTCGACGCCGGCGATACCTCCCGCGCCCTCAAGTTTCTGTCTAAGGCCAAGCGGCTGGACCCCTTGCTCCCCATCGATCACCTCCTCAACCCCCTCCTCAATAAGGATGACCCGTCCTCCTCACCGgcctcgtcatcatcgtcatctgCCCCacatcccccaccgcctccgccgtcGCGAGCTGCATCATCAGCAGCCGGTGCTGACGGCTTGAGGGAAAGGAAGCAGAAGGGCAAGAAGAAGGatggggaggagggcggcggtgataCTGCTGGGGTGAGGACGTACACGGAGGAGCAGCTGGAGGTGATCCACCAGATCAAGAAGCACACTAGGGATTACTACAAGATCCTGGGCCTCGAAAAGGACTGCACTGTTGAGGACGTGCGCAAGGCCTACCGCAAGCTCTCTCTCAAGGTGCACCCTGACAAGAACAAGGCCCCTGGTGCCGAGGATGCCTTTAAGGCTGTCTCCAAGGCCTTCCAGTGCCTCAGCGATGCAGAGAGCCGCAAGCGCTTCGATCTTGTTGGTTCTGATGAGCCGCCGGCATACAACAGGAGGGCGGCATCCACTGCCCGTTCATACAATGGGTTCTATGAAGATGACATTGACCCGGATGAGATATTCAGGAACTTTTTCTTTGGTGGGATGGCTCCTGCCACCACCAGGCAGTTTGGGACGTTCCATTTCAGGACTGGCGGGATGCATCATGCTCATGGTGTGCAGCAGGGTTCTGGTGGCTCCACTGTCCGTATGCTTGTCCAGCTGTTGCCTGTACTGCTGCTTCTGTTGCTCAACTTTCTGCCATCCTCTGAGCCAGTCTACTCCCTATCCCGCTCCTACCCTTATGAGCACAAATTTCAAACCCAACGTGGAGTAACATACTATGTGAAGCTGCCTAATTTTGAGGATCAGTATCCACACCAGAGCACTGAGCGTACAACACTAGAGCGGCATGTTGAGAGGGATTACTACTCGATAATAACACAGAATTGTAGGGTTGAGCTGCAGCGTCGCCAATGGGGGCTAGCCTACCAGACACCACATTGTGATATGCTTCAGAAATTTGAGGCGACAGCACAGTAA